In one window of Pseudobdellovibrionaceae bacterium DNA:
- a CDS encoding CBS domain-containing protein, with translation MSTPTVKDFMTEMPHTINEDLSLKKAMEMMHEYGCRHLPVLHGGKVVGILSDRDIKLVSTFSNSEELPVSEAMTEDPYSVSPDTPLKVVAEEMNKHRFGSAVVVGANNKPVGIFTVSNALEALISRL, from the coding sequence ATGTCTACGCCTACAGTTAAAGATTTCATGACAGAAATGCCTCACACAATCAATGAAGACCTATCGCTTAAAAAAGCCATGGAAATGATGCACGAATATGGCTGTCGGCATTTGCCGGTTTTGCATGGCGGAAAAGTTGTGGGAATATTGAGTGATCGTGACATTAAGTTGGTTTCCACTTTTTCAAACTCAGAAGAGTTGCCTGTGAGTGAGGCTATGACAGAAGATCCCTATTCGGTTTCTCCGGACACACCGTTAAAGGTCGTTGCGGAAGAGATGAATAAACACCGATTTGGAAGTGCCGTCGTTGTGGGTGCGAACAACAAGCCAGTGGGAATTTTCACTGTGTCAAACGCCCTAGAGGCCCTAATCAGTCGGCTCTAG
- a CDS encoding aminotransferase class IV has product MASVPVLSKSEATQKMMALTHDNQKNYLAMYSSWLGGIVKSPAFMWVPIDDHLVHRGDGVFEAFKVLNGNYFLLKEHLDRLERSSKAIQMELPMDRNSLVDVIKQVYAAAGPKDVLFRLYVSRGPGGFSTNPYECVASQIYIVATRYQPVVTEKYEKGVRVGRSDVPIKDGWMAKVKSCNYLPNVMMKKEAVDKGFDFTVSFTQEGLLGEGSTENIALVSEDDELLFPSFDHTLQGTTLKRLELLAAELVKSGELVAVREASISMQDIENAKEMMLIGTTLDVLPVVEFAGKAVGAGVVGPVARRCLDLLRKNIASS; this is encoded by the coding sequence ATGGCGTCCGTCCCTGTACTTTCTAAATCTGAAGCCACCCAGAAAATGATGGCCTTGACCCACGACAATCAAAAAAATTATTTGGCCATGTACTCTTCATGGCTGGGTGGAATTGTGAAATCGCCGGCTTTTATGTGGGTGCCAATAGATGATCATTTGGTTCATCGCGGTGATGGCGTATTTGAGGCGTTTAAGGTGCTTAATGGAAATTATTTTTTACTCAAGGAGCATCTTGACAGATTGGAGCGATCATCAAAAGCGATTCAAATGGAATTACCTATGGATCGAAATTCGTTGGTGGATGTGATTAAGCAAGTCTATGCGGCTGCCGGCCCAAAAGACGTGCTGTTTCGGCTCTATGTCTCGCGCGGCCCTGGAGGGTTTTCAACCAACCCCTATGAGTGTGTGGCCAGTCAGATTTATATTGTGGCCACACGCTATCAACCAGTGGTTACAGAAAAATATGAAAAAGGGGTGCGCGTGGGGCGAAGTGATGTGCCAATCAAAGACGGTTGGATGGCCAAGGTGAAGAGTTGCAATTATCTTCCTAATGTGATGATGAAAAAAGAAGCTGTGGATAAGGGTTTTGACTTTACAGTTTCGTTCACTCAAGAGGGGCTTCTTGGTGAGGGATCCACAGAGAATATTGCTTTAGTGTCTGAAGATGACGAGCTTTTGTTCCCGAGTTTTGATCATACTTTGCAAGGGACCACGTTAAAAAGGCTTGAGTTGTTAGCCGCCGAACTTGTGAAATCAGGAGAGCTTGTGGCTGTTAGAGAAGCTTCCATTTCCATGCAAGATATAGAAAATGCCAAAGAGATGATGTTAATCGGAACGACCCTTGATGTTTTGCCAGTGGTGGAGTTTGCAGGAAAGGCCGTGGGAGCTGGAGTGGTGGGGCCCGTGGCTCGTCGATGCCTAGACCTTTTGCGGAAAAATATTGCATCAAGTTAA
- a CDS encoding cyclic nucleotide-binding domain-containing protein, whose amino-acid sequence MDELHFQKGDYLFIEGDETQFFYIIKSGKVEIFMTDDEGSKIPLAVVDDGQAIGEFALLLEEPRSATAQALTDVVCIKIAAEGYKSLLETLPDWAASILESLVVRLKATDEIIRKAKIVDKDLEKKIEELRGE is encoded by the coding sequence ATAGACGAACTTCATTTTCAAAAAGGCGATTACCTTTTTATTGAAGGTGATGAGACGCAGTTTTTTTACATCATTAAATCAGGAAAAGTTGAAATTTTCATGACAGACGATGAGGGGAGCAAAATCCCTCTGGCTGTTGTGGACGACGGCCAGGCCATTGGAGAGTTTGCACTGTTGCTTGAAGAACCTCGTTCAGCCACTGCCCAGGCCCTGACAGATGTAGTGTGTATTAAAATTGCAGCGGAAGGTTACAAGTCTCTGCTGGAAACACTTCCTGATTGGGCAGCCTCGATTTTAGAAAGTTTAGTGGTGCGTTTAAAGGCGACTGACGAAATTATTCGAAAAGCAAAAATTGTCGATAAAGACTTAGAGAAAAAAATTGAGGAGTTACGGGGTGAGTGA